The proteins below come from a single Thalassotalea ponticola genomic window:
- a CDS encoding OmpA family protein, giving the protein MKKTTIAIMLGSLVLTGCQTTRENAHTGQTETNATTMGAITGAIGGAIIGAATASKSDRKKGVLQGLIGGAAIGAGVGYKMDQQERILRQKMLASGVQVKRVGENQLQLVMSNGIGFDTGSYFLQAQINPTLDGIVEVLKEFPQTRIHIAGHTDSVGSEQSNQLLSEQRAMAVLNYFSQQGVTRNRLIAEGFGEQWPLCSNDTAQQRQCNRRVEINIIPAS; this is encoded by the coding sequence ATGAAAAAAACAACGATAGCCATAATGCTTGGTTCACTGGTTTTAACAGGGTGTCAAACCACCCGTGAAAATGCTCATACAGGACAGACCGAAACCAATGCAACTACCATGGGCGCAATAACGGGGGCAATTGGTGGCGCCATTATTGGTGCCGCAACTGCGAGCAAGAGCGATCGCAAGAAAGGCGTTCTCCAAGGGCTTATTGGTGGTGCGGCGATCGGTGCTGGTGTTGGCTATAAAATGGATCAACAAGAGCGCATTTTACGTCAAAAGATGCTTGCTTCTGGGGTGCAAGTAAAACGCGTTGGTGAGAACCAACTGCAGTTAGTGATGAGTAACGGTATCGGCTTTGATACGGGCTCGTACTTTTTACAAGCACAGATCAACCCGACGTTAGACGGTATTGTTGAAGTATTGAAAGAGTTTCCTCAAACGCGAATCCACATTGCTGGTCACACCGACAGTGTTGGCAGTGAACAATCAAATCAGTTGCTATCAGAGCAACGCGCCATGGCAGTACTAAACTACTTTAGCCAACAAGGCGTAACTCGCAACCGGTTAATTGCCGAAGGCTTCGGCGAACAATGGCCATTGTGTAGCAATGACACTGCGCAACAGCGTCAATGTAACCGTCGCGTAGAAATTAATATTATTCCAGCCAGTTAA
- a CDS encoding efflux RND transporter permease subunit, with protein MNIAHYAITRPVNIWLLIVIFTVGGVIGLEKIGRLEDPAFTIKTIKVITPYQGASAEQVEQEVTEPVEIALQQMSQLRRLTSISKPGVSEVTVEMQSHYDSRELPQVWDELRKRLVDLKPSLPQGSGTPIVYDDYGDVYGLYYALTAPDFSPGQMREFARIIRRDLLTVPGVSKVDVQGVLQEQIVAYMDPNHIAGLGVSFPDVVNLLANNLSPASGARLQVGDKKVRILVENPTNKLNEINQLPLVVPGTNRTIKLQDIAQIKLEPVDVQSTIIRYQGHSAITLAVAAVDDVNIVDVGQRVNQKINQLIAQLPLGLTLQPIYDQAQVVDQAVSGFVENLFMSVAVVIITLCVFMGWRSGVVVGSILVVTVMGTILIMWQLGLQLQRISLGAMVIAMGMLVDNAIVVAEGMMLRMRAGKNATEAATFILKRTQWPLLGATVIGIAAFSGIGLSNDSTGEFLYSLFAVILISLLLSWLLAVFVTPLFGAYFYQVGSGDGDQHDRKNRLLAGYHRGLSWCLRHRSITMLVLLLVTIGSMASFSKLKQGFFPPSNTPIFFIHYWGPQDQDIRSTDVVIKLAEQSVLGLSDVESVTSFVGQGAARYTLTYAPQSPNESYGLLMVRAKSSEQIENLTKRLLRQLPTLDLDANWYSERMQFGPSNGAKLAARFSGPDSEVLRQLAEQAVAKLRDDGQVRDIRHDWRDKGKALNGHYDEVSAGVAGISRSDFNDAMQYASSGLQLGQLQDGDYRYKIIAKMANADEDPIKAVENAQVWSLQQRQYVPFRQVSKGIELVSEEVQIRRRNRIRTITVHADPGFNETAASALARIRPVIESIELPPGYELQWGGEYEASKDAQQALGKGLPAGFLAMFVISVLLFGRARQPLIIWLIVPMAVVGVVAGLYVTNLAFSFMALLGFLSLFGMLIKNAIVLLEEIDLQRQEGKAEKLAIVDASISRLRPVSLAAITTILGMAPLLSDPFFADMSVTIMGGLAFATILTLIAVPVLYAMLYRVRYR; from the coding sequence ATGAATATTGCTCATTACGCGATTACGCGTCCGGTAAACATCTGGTTGTTGATCGTCATTTTCACAGTTGGTGGCGTGATTGGCTTAGAGAAAATCGGGCGCCTTGAAGATCCTGCCTTTACCATAAAAACGATTAAAGTTATCACCCCTTATCAAGGGGCAAGTGCAGAACAAGTTGAGCAAGAAGTAACCGAGCCGGTTGAAATCGCGTTGCAGCAAATGTCACAACTGCGTCGCCTGACCTCTATATCCAAGCCCGGTGTATCGGAGGTTACGGTTGAAATGCAATCGCACTACGACTCACGTGAATTACCCCAGGTGTGGGATGAATTGCGCAAGCGTTTAGTCGATTTAAAACCGTCTTTGCCACAAGGCAGCGGTACGCCTATAGTGTACGATGATTACGGAGATGTGTACGGCTTGTATTACGCACTCACTGCGCCAGACTTTAGCCCAGGGCAAATGCGCGAATTTGCGCGTATCATCCGCCGTGACTTACTGACCGTACCGGGGGTGAGCAAAGTCGATGTTCAAGGTGTTCTGCAAGAGCAAATCGTAGCCTACATGGATCCAAATCACATTGCCGGTTTAGGAGTGTCATTTCCCGATGTGGTTAATCTACTCGCCAATAATCTATCACCAGCGAGCGGTGCACGGCTGCAAGTTGGCGATAAGAAGGTGCGAATATTGGTGGAAAATCCAACCAATAAGCTCAATGAAATAAACCAGTTGCCTCTCGTCGTTCCAGGTACTAATCGCACCATTAAACTGCAAGACATTGCGCAAATAAAACTTGAACCGGTTGACGTACAAAGCACGATTATTCGCTACCAAGGCCATAGTGCGATCACTTTAGCGGTGGCCGCCGTTGACGATGTTAATATTGTCGACGTTGGTCAGCGAGTGAACCAGAAAATTAACCAACTTATCGCTCAGCTACCACTCGGTCTAACCTTGCAGCCGATTTACGATCAAGCGCAAGTAGTTGATCAAGCCGTATCGGGATTCGTTGAAAATTTATTTATGTCGGTTGCAGTGGTCATTATCACCTTATGTGTATTTATGGGCTGGCGTTCGGGCGTTGTGGTTGGCTCAATACTTGTAGTAACCGTCATGGGCACCATTTTAATTATGTGGCAACTGGGGTTACAACTGCAGCGAATTTCACTTGGTGCCATGGTTATCGCCATGGGAATGTTGGTTGACAATGCCATCGTCGTCGCTGAGGGAATGATGTTGCGCATGCGCGCCGGCAAGAATGCGACAGAGGCTGCGACATTTATTTTAAAACGCACCCAGTGGCCGTTACTTGGGGCGACAGTTATCGGAATTGCCGCCTTCTCAGGAATCGGCCTTTCTAACGATTCAACGGGAGAATTTCTTTATTCGCTGTTTGCGGTTATCTTGATATCACTGTTGCTAAGCTGGCTGTTAGCGGTGTTTGTTACCCCGTTATTCGGTGCTTACTTTTATCAAGTGGGCAGTGGTGATGGCGATCAACATGACCGTAAAAATCGCTTGTTAGCAGGTTATCATCGTGGGCTTAGTTGGTGTCTTCGCCATCGGAGTATTACCATGCTGGTTTTGTTGCTGGTGACTATCGGCTCTATGGCCAGTTTTTCGAAACTCAAGCAAGGCTTTTTTCCTCCCTCGAATACGCCAATTTTCTTTATTCACTATTGGGGACCTCAAGATCAGGATATTCGCAGCACAGATGTGGTCATTAAGTTGGCCGAGCAAAGCGTGTTAGGGCTGTCAGACGTTGAGTCAGTGACCAGTTTTGTCGGTCAAGGAGCAGCTCGTTATACCTTAACGTATGCCCCTCAATCGCCAAATGAAAGTTATGGCTTATTAATGGTTCGCGCCAAGAGCAGTGAGCAAATAGAAAATCTTACCAAGCGTTTACTGCGTCAGTTACCCACGTTGGACTTAGATGCCAACTGGTATTCGGAGCGTATGCAGTTCGGTCCGAGTAATGGTGCTAAATTGGCCGCGCGATTCTCCGGTCCAGACAGTGAGGTACTTCGTCAGTTAGCTGAGCAAGCCGTTGCCAAACTGAGAGACGACGGTCAAGTTCGCGATATACGGCACGATTGGCGAGATAAAGGCAAAGCACTTAACGGTCACTACGACGAAGTTAGCGCCGGTGTCGCCGGCATTTCTCGCAGTGATTTTAATGATGCAATGCAATATGCAAGCTCAGGCCTACAGTTGGGACAATTACAAGATGGCGATTATCGCTATAAAATTATCGCCAAAATGGCCAATGCCGATGAAGACCCGATAAAGGCGGTAGAAAATGCGCAAGTGTGGTCATTGCAACAGCGTCAATACGTGCCGTTTAGACAAGTATCGAAAGGTATTGAATTAGTTAGTGAAGAGGTGCAAATTCGCCGCAGAAATCGCATTCGCACGATCACTGTTCACGCTGACCCTGGCTTTAATGAAACCGCAGCTTCAGCCTTGGCAAGAATTCGTCCAGTGATTGAAAGCATCGAATTACCGCCGGGCTATGAACTTCAATGGGGCGGAGAATACGAAGCTTCCAAAGACGCTCAGCAAGCGCTGGGTAAAGGCTTGCCAGCCGGGTTTTTGGCGATGTTTGTGATCAGCGTGCTACTGTTTGGTAGAGCACGACAACCGCTGATCATTTGGCTGATTGTGCCAATGGCTGTGGTTGGCGTTGTCGCAGGTTTGTACGTGACCAACTTGGCCTTCAGTTTTATGGCACTGCTGGGCTTTTTAAGTCTATTTGGCATGCTCATTAAAAACGCCATTGTGTTACTTGAAGAAATCGATTTGCAACGACAAGAGGGCAAAGCTGAGAAGCTAGCCATAGTAGACGCCAGTATCAGTCGTCTTCGCCCCGTGTCGTTGGCGGCGATCACCACGATTTTAGGTATGGCACCATTGCTCAGCGATCCGTTTTTTGCCGATATGTCGGTAACCATTATGGGGGGCTTGGCGTTTGCCACCATTTTAACGTTAATTGCCGTCCCCGTGCTTTACGCCATGCTGTATAGAGTGCGTTATCGCTAG
- a CDS encoding efflux RND transporter periplasmic adaptor subunit encodes MHHLSRYLVVCLICLLAGCSDSGQTTVESTSPSAKVVQVAAVVDRPELTHYTFPATVTSVKNLALSFEVSGRLLDNALLTGSQVKKGDLLATLDSVPYQRRVNEKTALRDKAARELKRVKALFSRNLVAQSALDNAKTDYELAQIALLKAQQDLDYTKLYAPFDAQVSERLIDSNNLVQAGQPIATLQDMSRIYFTFNVPERLLSIYKGNPVVTARAKLVNQPGSFAIEYVEHSTAVDPVSQTYKVVFAMDPIANRNITPGARATVDIAFNNSSDLGHHRVPFSALVGASESGFKVFKVMSDNTVSLVPVEVIKVVDGYALLESDLVVGDRVVSAGASHLSDGMSVRVYQGER; translated from the coding sequence ATGCACCATTTAAGTCGATATCTCGTTGTCTGTCTTATCTGCCTACTCGCGGGGTGTTCAGATAGCGGTCAAACAACGGTGGAATCAACCTCGCCATCGGCTAAAGTCGTACAAGTGGCCGCGGTGGTTGATAGACCTGAGTTAACCCATTACACGTTTCCAGCGACGGTAACCTCAGTGAAAAATTTGGCATTGAGTTTCGAAGTATCAGGCCGTTTGCTGGATAACGCTCTACTAACAGGAAGCCAAGTCAAAAAAGGCGATTTATTGGCCACTCTTGACAGTGTGCCGTATCAGCGACGAGTCAATGAAAAAACCGCGTTACGCGATAAGGCCGCTCGCGAGTTAAAGCGGGTAAAAGCGTTATTTAGTCGAAACTTGGTTGCTCAATCCGCATTAGACAATGCCAAAACGGACTATGAGTTGGCGCAAATCGCATTGCTCAAGGCACAACAGGATCTCGATTATACTAAGCTATACGCGCCATTTGATGCACAAGTGTCTGAGCGCTTAATCGATTCGAATAACTTAGTTCAAGCGGGGCAACCAATTGCCACCTTGCAAGATATGTCGCGTATATATTTTACCTTTAACGTGCCAGAGCGTTTACTGTCTATCTATAAAGGTAATCCGGTTGTGACCGCACGCGCTAAGTTAGTCAATCAACCCGGCTCGTTTGCCATTGAATACGTTGAACATTCAACCGCAGTTGATCCGGTAAGTCAAACCTACAAAGTTGTGTTTGCGATGGACCCTATCGCCAATCGCAATATCACCCCTGGAGCGCGTGCAACCGTAGATATTGCTTTTAATAACAGCTCTGATTTAGGTCATCATCGGGTGCCGTTTTCAGCGCTAGTTGGCGCTTCAGAAAGTGGTTTTAAAGTCTTTAAAGTGATGAGTGATAACACAGTGTCGCTGGTGCCTGTTGAGGTGATTAAAGTCGTTGATGGTTATGCCTTACTCGAGTCAGATTTAGTTGTTGGCGACCGCGTCGTATCTGCGGGCGCAAGTCATTTAAGCGATGGCATGAGTGTACGCGTGTATCAAGGTGAGCGCTAA
- a CDS encoding TetR/AcrR family transcriptional regulator produces the protein MAKSRERILTAAKSCFTQHGYQATNVSLVSRYADISRVTIHKQFGSKQDLLRAVINEHFDQENALSEVLVERDIDCWSKIHCLLQTWATPLFTDIEQDLIRNELLFAANKYCDDLLFEHRQKNTRYIATVLERALAANHIQLEAVDLSTVQFAELIELNFKGLLRAQNTGAIDTLIERNIGVYRQATLVTNCN, from the coding sequence ATGGCAAAAAGCAGAGAGAGAATTTTAACTGCAGCAAAAAGCTGCTTTACCCAGCATGGGTACCAAGCAACCAACGTCTCGTTAGTTAGCCGTTACGCCGATATATCTAGAGTCACAATTCACAAGCAATTTGGCTCCAAGCAAGATTTGCTTAGAGCGGTAATCAATGAGCATTTTGACCAAGAAAATGCACTCTCTGAAGTGTTGGTCGAACGAGATATTGACTGCTGGTCGAAAATACATTGCCTGCTACAAACGTGGGCGACGCCGCTTTTTACCGATATTGAACAAGACCTTATCCGCAATGAGTTATTGTTTGCCGCCAACAAGTATTGTGATGACTTACTGTTCGAGCACCGTCAGAAAAATACCCGTTATATCGCCACAGTTTTAGAGCGGGCATTGGCTGCCAATCACATTCAGTTAGAGGCGGTTGATTTATCCACTGTGCAGTTTGCCGAGCTGATTGAATTAAACTTTAAAGGCTTATTACGCGCTCAGAACACTGGTGCGATTGACACACTTATTGAGCGCAATATAGGCGTGTATCGTCAAGCGACATTGGTTACTAACTGCAACTAA
- a CDS encoding patatin-like phospholipase family protein — protein sequence MAGKQKKTYKDGKTGLLLTGGGATAAYQVGVLKAISKFLPRNHSIPFPIITGTSAGAINATTIACYASCYHLGIRKLEYVWNNLHTSKIYHSNASRVFGHILTGIIDTYRADYAAKKAVSLLNNEPLRQLLNQVVDFRRIDRNIAQGHLSAIALTASSYTSGDSISFYQADKSITPWKRAKRRGVQTTLHTDHLLASSAIPMIFPSVKIKKQHYGDGSVNQLSPLSPAIHLGAKRVFIIGVAQPIQHVHQAVDFNSPPTTAEIAGHLMDTVFTEALNSDLERLQRINRTLSLIEPEQRQETVLKQIDTFLINPSKNFHVIANEHYEELRWALRVILRLMGGGKGSDSTLLSYILFEQNYCKRLINAGFEDGMKQEQQIREFLQL from the coding sequence ATGGCTGGTAAGCAAAAAAAAACTTATAAAGATGGAAAAACCGGATTGCTACTCACCGGCGGTGGGGCGACGGCAGCCTATCAGGTAGGCGTGCTTAAAGCGATTTCTAAGTTTTTACCACGCAATCACTCAATTCCTTTTCCCATCATCACCGGAACCTCTGCCGGTGCCATTAATGCGACTACCATCGCCTGCTATGCGTCGTGTTATCACTTGGGTATTCGAAAACTAGAGTACGTGTGGAATAACTTACATACCTCAAAAATTTATCACTCGAATGCAAGTCGCGTTTTTGGCCATATTCTCACCGGTATCATCGATACCTATCGCGCTGACTACGCTGCCAAAAAAGCGGTTAGTTTACTCAATAACGAACCTTTGCGACAACTGCTCAATCAGGTCGTAGACTTTCGCCGGATTGACCGCAATATCGCACAAGGACACCTATCGGCCATCGCCTTGACCGCCTCGAGTTACACCTCTGGTGATTCAATCAGCTTTTATCAGGCTGACAAATCTATCACGCCGTGGAAGCGGGCAAAAAGACGCGGCGTGCAAACCACTTTGCACACAGACCACCTACTCGCATCAAGCGCAATACCAATGATTTTTCCATCAGTAAAAATCAAAAAGCAACATTACGGTGACGGCTCGGTTAATCAGTTATCGCCGTTGAGCCCCGCGATTCACTTAGGTGCAAAGCGAGTTTTTATTATTGGTGTGGCTCAGCCGATACAGCACGTGCACCAAGCGGTCGATTTTAATTCGCCGCCAACGACCGCTGAAATCGCCGGCCACTTAATGGATACGGTCTTTACTGAGGCTTTAAACAGTGACTTAGAGCGTTTACAACGCATCAATCGAACCCTGTCATTAATAGAACCTGAGCAACGCCAAGAGACGGTGTTAAAGCAGATCGATACATTTTTAATTAACCCCAGTAAAAACTTCCACGTTATCGCCAATGAACACTACGAAGAATTACGCTGGGCACTGCGGGTTATTTTACGCTTGATGGGCGGTGGTAAAGGCTCTGACTCTACCCTACTGTCGTATATTTTGTTTGAACAAAATTATTGTAAACGCCTGATCAACGCCGGCTTTGAAGATGGTATGAAACAAGAACAGCAAATTCGCGAATTTCTGCAACTGTAG
- a CDS encoding cation:proton antiporter, whose translation MYEILALLIVAVVCVWLFRRVNLPAILAYLVAGIAIGEHGFNVLNSQVDYDHIGEIGIVFLLFTLGLEFSLPKLMAMRHLVFGVGLKQVVLSILAFWALALLFNMDSKSALVVGAVLALSSTAIVIRQLNERGSIKRKSGQISVAILLFQDIAVVPLLIIIPLLSSSNGASMMLALSQALLKGVFVVALLMSVGKWILPKIYQQIASVRSDELFVLTTLFVTLFASGLTQAFGLSLALGAFLAGMMLSESEYKYQLEADIRPFRDILMGLFFITVGMKLDPAILITSPLTILAIVVAFMLIKFVIIGVLAIRAGESRKDAWAAAFMLAQMGEFGFVLISLADTHNVLAPQLSSLLLGAGIVSMAITPYMIKHARAWAVKLAYRETLDEPVESVPKQHAKISKHVVICGFGRVGQTVSRFLKQEKIPYVAIDIDPLRVHEAKDSGEHVLFGSARQSEVLEAANISQARLVVVSYGVAEQSVEVVQKIRSLSHDVPILVRTRNDDALTSLKGAGANEVVPESLEGSLMLVSQVLSLSGVPFARVIRRIQDERKNHYNRLHGFYPGVDTNMSSESIERLEFIHPVLIPDDAWVIGKQVGELDLTQRRVDIIGVRREHYEITDIDAKFIIKAQDMVILQGKPRRVERLERFLQQGESS comes from the coding sequence GTGTATGAAATATTAGCGCTACTGATTGTGGCCGTAGTATGTGTTTGGCTGTTTAGGCGCGTGAACTTGCCGGCGATACTGGCATACCTCGTTGCAGGTATTGCTATTGGCGAACACGGTTTTAACGTGCTTAACAGTCAGGTTGACTACGATCACATAGGCGAAATTGGTATCGTCTTTTTGTTGTTTACCCTCGGTCTTGAATTCTCCTTGCCCAAACTCATGGCGATGCGCCACTTGGTGTTTGGCGTTGGCCTGAAGCAAGTGGTGTTGTCGATTTTGGCATTTTGGGCGCTGGCGTTGCTATTTAATATGGATAGTAAGTCGGCTTTAGTGGTTGGCGCGGTATTGGCATTGTCGTCTACTGCAATAGTCATACGCCAATTGAATGAGCGAGGTTCTATCAAGCGCAAGTCGGGACAAATATCGGTAGCCATCTTACTGTTTCAAGATATTGCCGTTGTACCGTTGCTGATTATTATTCCATTATTGTCTTCGTCAAATGGTGCATCGATGATGCTGGCGTTATCTCAAGCGTTGCTAAAAGGCGTGTTTGTGGTTGCGTTATTGATGTCTGTTGGCAAGTGGATATTACCTAAAATATATCAACAAATCGCTTCAGTGCGCAGTGATGAATTATTCGTTTTAACCACCTTGTTTGTTACCTTATTTGCCTCCGGCCTCACCCAAGCGTTTGGTTTGTCGCTGGCCTTAGGTGCCTTTTTAGCCGGTATGATGCTTAGTGAAAGCGAATACAAATATCAACTCGAAGCCGATATTCGTCCGTTTCGAGACATCTTGATGGGACTGTTCTTCATTACCGTTGGCATGAAGTTGGATCCGGCCATTTTAATAACTAGCCCGTTGACGATATTGGCCATTGTCGTTGCTTTTATGTTGATAAAATTTGTGATTATCGGCGTTTTAGCGATACGCGCAGGGGAGTCAAGAAAAGACGCTTGGGCGGCGGCGTTTATGCTGGCGCAAATGGGAGAGTTTGGCTTTGTATTGATATCGTTGGCCGATACCCATAATGTGTTAGCGCCACAGCTGAGCTCTTTATTGCTCGGCGCGGGTATTGTGTCGATGGCAATAACCCCTTATATGATTAAACACGCACGCGCTTGGGCGGTTAAATTAGCCTATCGTGAAACGCTTGATGAGCCAGTTGAATCAGTACCAAAACAGCATGCAAAAATCAGTAAACACGTGGTTATATGCGGTTTTGGCCGAGTAGGGCAAACGGTGAGTCGCTTTTTAAAACAAGAAAAAATACCATACGTTGCCATCGATATTGACCCGCTCAGAGTACATGAAGCAAAAGACTCCGGCGAGCACGTATTATTTGGCTCAGCACGGCAAAGCGAAGTTCTCGAGGCCGCTAACATCTCACAGGCACGTTTGGTTGTGGTATCGTATGGGGTGGCTGAACAATCGGTCGAAGTTGTGCAAAAGATTCGCAGTTTATCACACGACGTTCCCATTCTGGTTCGCACCCGCAACGACGATGCGTTGACATCACTTAAAGGTGCCGGTGCCAATGAGGTGGTACCCGAATCCTTAGAGGGAAGTTTGATGTTAGTCTCTCAAGTGCTAAGTCTATCGGGCGTGCCTTTTGCTCGAGTCATTCGGCGTATCCAAGATGAACGAAAAAACCATTACAATCGTTTACATGGCTTTTACCCCGGTGTCGATACGAATATGAGTTCGGAGTCTATCGAGCGTTTGGAGTTTATTCATCCGGTATTGATTCCCGATGACGCTTGGGTAATTGGTAAACAAGTCGGTGAGCTGGATTTAACCCAGCGCCGTGTTGATATTATTGGCGTTCGCCGAGAGCATTACGAAATAACCGATATCGATGCCAAATTTATTATCAAGGCTCAGGATATGGTTATTTTACAAGGAAAACCGCGCCGGGTAGAGCGACTTGAGCGCTTTTTGCAACAAGGCGAGTCGAGCTAA
- a CDS encoding tetratricopeptide repeat protein: MSDTTPKNEKNSAAEFHTVIDQATLQSLHQGFCLNHVIVEPDEGLIIRDGTRYHLAPKAMEILVFLASQQCQVVSRQAILNFGWGEGGSSYANVTHVISEIRHALGDHKECPRFIQTIPRKGYRMMVASEEKPMSSFFKLTDDAVEPLQAKRKWSLTLSIFKSSRLFKASVAYVIFSWVMLQVLSVVLPIFHAPNWVLILSTLLLIVCFPLLISFQWFKELRKRRRNRIDERQRSKFFYQQLAVDSVFVSLVLVVIYFVSSYLMERIEEEQSGQLDTVKNSVIEQPVTANAIAVMPFTVNSQQADTNQYLVNQLQEEIINVIGINPHYQVASLRATAGIDSNASIDDIKRRLGVHYIVEGVAYFSGNSVRINTQIIDTVSGFQVWNEHIDSPRDSALELYQELSRKLISALQLLLPNSASNQVSAEISTNNVDAFDAYLQGKEKLRNSKSITSLNDAITFFKQAIQYDPNFVDASAMLCQTHMEAYLLSSLTSHYESGVRVCNITANVTRINVNTYVSLAKLYFTEGRLLQAQQQIDKALAINANAIPVLLTQAQVLEKQKQIDEADLIFNKVISLEPTFWQNYYDYGRFLYNQGQYQQAIEQFNKATLLKEDVAIVHNALGGAYFLLMDWEKASVSWSKAMAIEPTAMLYSNLATSLFFNKQFDDAATTYLKSLELSPDDDLLWGNLGDAYKYSSAQQHKATESYETALLLAKKKEMINPNDLFLQSRISRYHSELGNCKAADSYRQNVLRQTISDPYIYYQLAILALNCNDKISAEQHLLSAIELGYAKPLILADPQFMTYKEQLSNVFN; this comes from the coding sequence TTGTCAGACACTACGCCTAAAAATGAAAAAAATAGCGCCGCTGAGTTCCATACAGTGATAGATCAGGCGACCTTGCAAAGCTTGCACCAAGGTTTTTGCTTAAATCACGTTATCGTTGAGCCCGATGAAGGGCTGATTATTCGCGACGGTACCCGCTATCACTTAGCGCCCAAAGCAATGGAAATATTAGTATTTCTCGCTAGTCAGCAGTGCCAAGTGGTCAGCCGTCAAGCGATCTTGAATTTTGGCTGGGGAGAAGGTGGTAGCAGTTACGCTAATGTAACGCACGTCATCAGTGAAATTCGCCATGCGCTCGGCGACCACAAAGAATGTCCTCGTTTCATCCAGACCATTCCGCGCAAAGGCTACCGAATGATGGTAGCGAGTGAGGAAAAGCCAATGAGTAGCTTTTTCAAACTAACCGATGACGCTGTTGAACCACTGCAGGCAAAACGCAAATGGAGCCTCACTTTATCCATCTTCAAAAGTAGTCGTCTGTTCAAAGCCAGTGTCGCGTACGTCATTTTTAGCTGGGTTATGCTGCAAGTTTTGTCGGTTGTCCTCCCCATTTTTCACGCCCCTAATTGGGTGTTGATTCTATCCACTCTACTACTGATTGTTTGTTTTCCCTTACTGATTTCATTTCAATGGTTTAAAGAACTTCGCAAGCGCCGAAGAAACCGCATAGATGAACGACAGCGATCGAAATTTTTTTACCAGCAATTGGCCGTAGACTCAGTGTTTGTTTCGCTGGTGTTAGTGGTTATTTATTTTGTTTCCAGTTATTTAATGGAGCGAATCGAAGAAGAGCAAAGTGGTCAACTTGATACGGTAAAAAACAGTGTCATCGAACAGCCTGTGACAGCCAACGCCATAGCCGTTATGCCCTTTACCGTCAACTCACAACAAGCCGATACAAATCAATACCTAGTCAATCAATTACAGGAAGAAATTATCAATGTCATCGGCATAAATCCACATTATCAAGTGGCCTCGTTACGAGCAACCGCTGGCATAGATAGCAACGCATCTATTGATGACATTAAGCGTCGCTTGGGGGTGCATTACATCGTTGAAGGCGTTGCCTATTTTAGTGGCAACTCGGTTCGAATTAACACCCAAATCATTGATACAGTGTCCGGATTTCAAGTTTGGAATGAACACATTGACAGCCCTCGCGACAGTGCTTTAGAGCTTTATCAAGAGCTGAGTCGCAAGCTCATCAGTGCACTACAACTATTACTCCCTAATAGTGCTAGCAATCAAGTAAGTGCCGAAATATCGACTAACAACGTTGATGCGTTTGATGCGTATTTGCAAGGTAAAGAAAAGCTGCGCAACAGCAAAAGTATTACCTCGTTAAATGACGCCATCACGTTTTTTAAGCAGGCCATTCAGTATGACCCAAATTTTGTCGATGCCTCAGCGATGCTGTGTCAAACTCATATGGAAGCGTACCTATTGAGCAGTCTGACAAGCCATTACGAAAGCGGCGTGCGAGTGTGTAACATAACTGCCAACGTGACCCGAATCAATGTCAATACCTATGTTTCGCTGGCCAAGCTGTATTTTACTGAGGGCAGACTTCTTCAGGCTCAACAACAGATAGACAAAGCCTTAGCTATCAACGCCAACGCTATTCCTGTATTACTTACCCAAGCGCAAGTATTAGAAAAGCAGAAGCAAATTGACGAGGCGGATCTCATTTTCAACAAAGTGATTTCGCTAGAGCCGACTTTTTGGCAAAACTATTACGATTACGGGCGTTTTCTATACAACCAAGGGCAATATCAACAAGCGATAGAGCAATTTAACAAAGCGACATTACTCAAAGAAGACGTTGCCATTGTTCACAATGCCTTAGGTGGCGCGTATTTTTTATTAATGGATTGGGAGAAAGCGAGCGTCAGTTGGTCAAAAGCGATGGCCATCGAGCCAACGGCGATGCTTTACTCAAATTTGGCCACGAGTCTATTTTTTAATAAGCAATTTGATGACGCCGCGACCACCTACTTGAAAAGTCTGGAGCTGTCACCTGACGATGATTTGCTTTGGGGTAACTTGGGCGATGCCTATAAATACTCTAGCGCACAACAACACAAAGCAACCGAATCCTACGAAACGGCGTTATTGCTGGCAAAAAAGAAAGAGATGATCAACCCAAATGATCTATTTTTGCAATCGCGAATAAGCCGCTACCACTCTGAGCTTGGTAACTGTAAAGCGGCTGACTCGTATCGACAAAATGTATTGCGCCAAACAATATCTGATCCGTACATTTATTACCAATTAGCGATATTAGCGCTCAATTGTAACGATAAAATCAGCGCCGAACAGCACTTACTAAGCGCCATTGAACTCGGCTACGCCAAACCTCTAATACTGGCAGATCCTCAATTTATGACCTATAAAGAACAACTTAGTAATGTGTTTAATTAA